Genomic window (Kazachstania africana CBS 2517 chromosome 10, complete genome):
CAGTATAGCTTTTTTGCCACTACTTCCGACTGAATAAGTGTTCTTTCATCTTTTAAATTACTCTAGTAAAGAATAGAAATCCtttattaataaataaGTAGTGTTCTGGGTCATTTTGCTCAATATCGGAAGGGAAAAAGCAAGACATCGGACGACTTTGAATTGCCATTCAAGTAACCTATGGACGTTCAGACAAATAACCATATGTTCACATCAAATACTGTGAATGCTAATATCCCGTCATTCATGGGCGTTATGAATCACGGCTCAGCAAATTTATCTCGTAACAACTCGACGTCATCTTATGGAAGAGAACTTCATTCTGGCATGAGGGACAGAATGAGTTTGCTACGAAAATTGGATCTTGACCCATCGCTGACGTTGGATCTAAGTAATTGTGATGATACTTCGATCAGTGGATATCtagatattttgaatcaaaagTATCGGTTAGAAGTTGAAAAGATACGTCAGGATAATCTAAAACTATTGGATAAGTTGGTGGATAAGTTAAATTCGatggaaaatttatctGATGAAACTTGTGAAAAACTAATTGAATTCGTAagagatgaaaatataaagaagaCGAAACTCGATTTGGATGAAGGTTTGACGCTATCCACAAATAGACCAAACTACATTGCATCACCTGCCGGGAAGGAAGATCGTCTATCAGTGTCCTCTCTGCCCTCAcattataaaattaatgaattcaataGAGGACAAGTCGCATATATTGGTGGGTCCCCTTACTCTGTGGCATTCCAAGGTGGACCGAACAGCACTGGTCCTTCATTTCAAAACCAAACCCCAACTTTTAATCTATACAACGGAGGCACGCTGCCACGTCAATCATCTACTTTAGGTCTCTTTCAACCTGCAGTAAATCCAGTTCTTCCGCCTACTGTCACTAACCAGCCTTTTATAGCACCACAGATAATAACGGGTCCTCCGAACTTATCGCCTCCATTACCAAACAACcattcttcttctggtTATATGATGGCTTACGACGCAACTACAAACACTAGACAAAGTTTCCCAGCTCCTTATCCTGCCCTATTGCAACAATATGAGGCTGGTCAAGATCTGAAAGTAATCCCTTTCAAGGcatcaaaattgaatctCGGGGCTTCAACTACTCATGAGAACAACGATAGCcataaaaataagagaCCGCATCTTCAAGGTTCTTCAAAAACGAAAATTTCTGTCAATCAAAAACAAAGTACGAGTAACAAGTTAACCAATGACACGGATAGTGCGAAGATGAGGCCTTAAGGTGGGATGCCAACAGAATCACAGAACAGAGGCAATTATTTAGATGGAAGCCTAAAAAAGCCTTTAACTAATGAAACCCCATCCTTTGCGAAGGAAGCTACGTCAGAATTTCCAGTCTGTGGGGCATCAAACAGACCGGTGAGTTTCCTAATCCATACCCATAAACGTCCACCTCCTAAATAGATAGTATTCCTTCTTATTCGTTTGCAAggatatataaaattaaaattacaTATTCTCAATCAATACCCATActtcattatattattttgtgtctcttattttcaattcatgCACACTTCTATCGATAAGAAGATGATTATAACGACAGATAACCGGAACAACTAGGAGTGACTAGTTGTGATTTCCCATTTTTTCCGAATGCTTTTCCGAACGATTACTGAGCAACCCGGGTAGTTTCCTCCGTTTCTGTTTCCTACAAGGAAACGAAGATTCCCGATGAAAATGTGTCACTTTAAGCTCGTAAATATAGCAGACAACGCCAATATCTCCACAAGAAGGGTATGTGTAGATCagttatttatatttaaaCAAGCATTATATATCTTACTTGAAAGCTATGCATTGGTTGCTTCTTGAGCATGGACAATTGATATCTCGTGGTATTTACATGTTCCCGATAAGGTCCTGAAATTTCCGATGACTATAGTGTATTGAATCAAGTTGTCTTCGAActtaaacaattttttagaCTTTCAAAGACTGATTATCAAAAAACAAATGTTAGTACTCTCCCAACTTCAGAAGCTTGGTCTACAGCAACGTTACTTCTCCTGTACATGGCAAACTGTCTATAGGAACACTTTCCGAGTAGTTCCTGTCGGTTCAAAACAGGCCATTCTCCTGCAGAGAGCCCACCAGTGACATGATACGTCGGGTCTACTCTATCATAAGGCCTTCTAAACATTCTCAAACATATAATCGACCTCATACAGACTCTTTAAGCACATGGCCACCATCGAGTCATTTCGTTACCATGGCTTCACCATCGGAACAGGCCGCACTTTCCACGCTCGACTCCAGGCTATTTTCGCCCAAAAAGCGTGACTTCCCGACG
Coding sequences:
- the KAFR0J00920 gene encoding uncharacterized protein, which gives rise to MDVQTNNHMFTSNTVNANIPSFMGVMNHGSANLSRNNSTSSYGRELHSGMRDRMSLLRKLDLDPSLTLDLSNCDDTSISGYLDILNQKYRLEVEKIRQDNLKLLDKLVDKLNSMENLSDETCEKLIEFVRDENIKKTKLDLDEGLTLSTNRPNYIASPAGKEDRLSVSSLPSHYKINEFNRGQVAYIGGSPYSVAFQGGPNSTGPSFQNQTPTFNLYNGGTLPRQSSTLGLFQPAVNPVLPPTVTNQPFIAPQIITGPPNLSPPLPNNHSSSGYMMAYDATTNTRQSFPAPYPALLQQYEAGQDLKVIPFKASKLNLGASTTHENNDSHKNKRPHLQGSSKTKISVNQKQSTSNKLTNDTDSAKMRP